One genomic window of Salvia miltiorrhiza cultivar Shanhuang (shh) chromosome 4, IMPLAD_Smil_shh, whole genome shotgun sequence includes the following:
- the LOC131019456 gene encoding uncharacterized protein LOC131019456 isoform X1, with translation MAEGSSRGSLKRSFVEDDESSKPPPEKKVRFPKGKKVKQVDYVKDATPEEDIPVAKDPRLAARNRAVSRSKIEKVLAEDYTDAETFGFATDVRKAEVQYQDNEAFIDEGVPVEPFNLEKEREEGYFDDNGNYVEYVNKNEIKDAWLDSVDLYEKYVEKRSMPMSTDDKPVDLSTEELAEINRRIADALEPGETVLRALRRLKGSTDKKQKMSAETKHLFDQLTEDAMKLMENGDYNVYDEKQEHFEREAEGYEKLVKARKHGLSESLGKETSEDIFDMFGDDEGKAAEIPTTTGNGSLSVQAVQSGEMQNDYVYDESSGYYYNSNLGYYYDPSSGLYGCASTGKWYSYNEESGAYDEVQEAMDTNAAGVS, from the exons ATGGCGGAAGGGTCATCGCGCGGCAGCCTGAAGCGCTCCTTCGTCGAAGACGATGAATCAAGCAAGCCCCCTCC GGAGAAGAAGGTGAGGTTTCCTAAAGGAAAGAAGGTGAAGCAGGTAGATTATGTAAAAGATGCTACACCGGAAGAAGATATTCCGGTTGCGAAGGATCCTCGCCTTGCTGCCAGAAATCGTGCCGTCAGCCGAAGTAAGATAGAAAAAGTGCTTGCAGAAGATTATACTGATGCTGAAACCTTTGGTTTTGCAACTGATGTAAGAAAAGCAGAAGTCCAGTACCAG GACAATGAGGCATTTATTGATGAAGGTGTCCCAGTAGAACCTTTTAATCtcgaaaaagagagagaagagggctACTTTGATGATAATGGAAATTATGTTGAATACGTGAATAAGAATGAGATTAAG GATGCCTGGCTTgatagtgtggatttatatgaGAAGTATGTTGAAAAGAGGTCTATGCCCATGAGTACTGATGACAAACCTGTTGACCTATCAACAGAAGAGCTTGCAGAAATTAATAGGCGGATTGCAGATGCTCTTGAGCCTGGAGAAACA GTTTTGCGTGCTTTGAGGAGATTAAAGGGTTCAACTGATAAGAAGCAAAAGATGTCTGCAGAGACCAAACATCTGTTCGACCAGCTAACTGAAGATGCCATGAAACTAATGGAAAATGGAGATTATA ATGTCTATGATGaaaagcaagaacattttgaGCGTGAAGCAG AGGGTTATGAGAAATTAGTCAAGGCTAGAAAGCATGGTCTCTCAGAAAGTCTAGGCAAAGAAACGTCTGAAGACATTTTTGACATGTTTGGAGACGATGAAGGGAAGGCTGCTGAGATTCCCACCACTACTGGGAATGGGTCACTTTCTGTCCAGGCCGTTCAGA GTGGAGAGATGCAGAATGACTATGTATATGATGAGTCTTCTGG ATATTACTACAACAGCAATTTGGGATACTATTATGATCCGTCCTCGGGGTTGTATGGCTGTGCATCAACTGGGAAATG GTATTCTTATAACGAAGAATCAGGGGCATATGATGAAGTCCAAGAAGCTATGGATACCAACGCTGCTGGGGTGAGTTGA
- the LOC131019456 gene encoding uncharacterized protein LOC131019456 isoform X2, whose translation MEKKVRFPKGKKVKQVDYVKDATPEEDIPVAKDPRLAARNRAVSRSKIEKVLAEDYTDAETFGFATDVRKAEVQYQDNEAFIDEGVPVEPFNLEKEREEGYFDDNGNYVEYVNKNEIKDAWLDSVDLYEKYVEKRSMPMSTDDKPVDLSTEELAEINRRIADALEPGETVLRALRRLKGSTDKKQKMSAETKHLFDQLTEDAMKLMENGDYNVYDEKQEHFEREAEGYEKLVKARKHGLSESLGKETSEDIFDMFGDDEGKAAEIPTTTGNGSLSVQAVQSGEMQNDYVYDESSGYYYNSNLGYYYDPSSGLYGCASTGKWYSYNEESGAYDEVQEAMDTNAAGVS comes from the exons AT GGAGAAGAAGGTGAGGTTTCCTAAAGGAAAGAAGGTGAAGCAGGTAGATTATGTAAAAGATGCTACACCGGAAGAAGATATTCCGGTTGCGAAGGATCCTCGCCTTGCTGCCAGAAATCGTGCCGTCAGCCGAAGTAAGATAGAAAAAGTGCTTGCAGAAGATTATACTGATGCTGAAACCTTTGGTTTTGCAACTGATGTAAGAAAAGCAGAAGTCCAGTACCAG GACAATGAGGCATTTATTGATGAAGGTGTCCCAGTAGAACCTTTTAATCtcgaaaaagagagagaagagggctACTTTGATGATAATGGAAATTATGTTGAATACGTGAATAAGAATGAGATTAAG GATGCCTGGCTTgatagtgtggatttatatgaGAAGTATGTTGAAAAGAGGTCTATGCCCATGAGTACTGATGACAAACCTGTTGACCTATCAACAGAAGAGCTTGCAGAAATTAATAGGCGGATTGCAGATGCTCTTGAGCCTGGAGAAACA GTTTTGCGTGCTTTGAGGAGATTAAAGGGTTCAACTGATAAGAAGCAAAAGATGTCTGCAGAGACCAAACATCTGTTCGACCAGCTAACTGAAGATGCCATGAAACTAATGGAAAATGGAGATTATA ATGTCTATGATGaaaagcaagaacattttgaGCGTGAAGCAG AGGGTTATGAGAAATTAGTCAAGGCTAGAAAGCATGGTCTCTCAGAAAGTCTAGGCAAAGAAACGTCTGAAGACATTTTTGACATGTTTGGAGACGATGAAGGGAAGGCTGCTGAGATTCCCACCACTACTGGGAATGGGTCACTTTCTGTCCAGGCCGTTCAGA GTGGAGAGATGCAGAATGACTATGTATATGATGAGTCTTCTGG ATATTACTACAACAGCAATTTGGGATACTATTATGATCCGTCCTCGGGGTTGTATGGCTGTGCATCAACTGGGAAATG GTATTCTTATAACGAAGAATCAGGGGCATATGATGAAGTCCAAGAAGCTATGGATACCAACGCTGCTGGGGTGAGTTGA